The region GCTCCGCCCACATACTAGTAAAAACAGGGCTCGTGCATTCACTGCTTCTCTAATTCTATACAAGCACTCCATAGCATATGGCCTTGGGATCCGCCGAGGGCCATTGCACCACAAACTGATCTACAATCTTTCGCAAGATCTTGGCCGAGAGGGAGAGCGAGCGGACACGCGCAAACGACTCGATATAGACGAGGCGGGGCGAGGGCAGGGAAAAGAACTAGGTCAGACTTGGGACGTACCCGCAGCATGTGCGCGACAAGCACCACAGGCACGCACGTCGCAGGGCCGTTCATCAGCACCACATCGACcaccggcagcggcgtAGCGTGCGTCCAGTACGacacgagcggcgcaatTCCAATATGTAGTATACAAAACAGGAAACTCCATGCCAGCGTAAAGGGCGTCGTGAGCCAGCTCTGGCCGACCGATCGCGCACGCGGAATCTCGAGGGCCTGCAGGggatgcgcagcgagcttGGGCGAGCCCCGCCGTGCTTCCTCGAACGCCTGTGCTTTCGCAAGACTAAACGTATCGCCCGACGATACCATGTACACGAACGGCTCGTACTCGCTTTTCGGGAGCGTGCTCAAGAGCGCAAGAAGCTCGGTCGTATGGCCACCTGCATAAGTAGACGCGCTTACCTGACCCCAacacggcggcgaggcgcaggggACGAGTGggccgcgcacggtccCCGACACATACCCTCGCCACGAtcgcagctgcagcgaggccaagcagcacgacgcatagcgcgcacgcgaccGCCTGCCAAACCATCGCGCCCGTGCGTAAGCAACAGCAATTTCGCCACGTGTGTAATTAGACTGATACGCCATGACGTCGCTGCCGGCAGAgatcgagcaggcggcgcgggaGCCTCAGCGTTtgccgacgctgcgtgcgtcTGCACAGCGGTCAGGAGCAAGGCGGGAtgcggccgcagcgccgccgccaactcctgcgcctgtgccgcCCCGGCGAGGGCCCCAGCGTAACCCAGAGTTTTCCGAGACGTCGCGCCTggtcgtgctgcgcgacgaccatGAGCCGGTGGCCGGCCCCAGCCGCCTCCCTGAGCAAGGGCAAGAGGCTCCGAAGCAGATGCCGGTCCGCCGCGACTGGAGCAGTCTGCCGCTGAACGATGCGCCTGGATGGcccgcgtcgacgccgccgaagccgtcgcggcacgctgcgttTCACGATAGTATCCAGCGCGACTTTGAGGCACGCTCGCAGTTCTTTCAGAACCACGACCGGAGGCTTGCCTCGCCGCCACGGCTTGTTTCTTCCGAAAATACGCCGCCAGCCTTTTTCTCCGAGGCGTTTCCCCACATTAACGTGCAGGATGCGCAAAGTGTGCACGAGACGGAGGACCCAGAGAGTACGGCCTTACCTAGCAATGACGCCGCAATAGAGCCCGTACGGCCGCCGTCCCCCTCACCCCCCGCGCCAAGAAACACACTGACGATCCACGCCGTCCCCTCGTCCGCATCGCTCCAGTCGCTGCTCCCTGGCCCTTTGCCCAGCGCCCCCCTCCCCCCCCGTCGCGTTCGCCTGTATTTGCTACTGATGTGCATGTGCGTGGCTGGCAGCGCATTGGGTCGTATGCCCGGGGCTATGTCGTTTTTGATGTATACGTAAAGGCCAAATCGGTACGTGGGTATGTGCTTACAGCAGGGCCATTCGCTCCCGTCGCACAAGCGGTACAATTCGTTTGccgcgcttgccgagcggctGTGTACCGAGGTgcccgagcacgccgagcacctgcCGCCGCTTCCTCCGCGGCACAAAGGCATCCTGCACAAGTACCTGCCCTCgttcctcgagcagcggcggcgggcgctgcagcactggctcagcgcgacgctgctcgaccCCCGGTGGGGCGGTACACGCGCCTATCGTGAATGGGTGCTCGAACGGTAGTTACTTGGCCGTAGAGAGCTGCCTGAGCATCTCTGCGCCGACCTTGTTTGCCTGTGCGAGGCGCGGTTCAAAGAACTCGCGCGTCATCTCGAAGCGCTTTTGGTACGCGTCAAAGTCGCCAAActgcacggcctgcgcccagccccgcgcggcgaccaCAAACTCGAGGTCGTCGGAGCGAAAGAGACGGTCGTCCATCGCCGCCTTGCACGCGGCAATCACGCGCTCCGGCGAGCGGAAGAGGTACTGCGTCACGCCGATCCACATGCGAAAGACGGGCGTcgcagcgagctcgaggtggCGGTAAGGGTCGATGTGCAGAATGTGCCAGCAGTCGGCGATCGCCAGCAGCGACAGGTGCGAGTTCGGCGGGGGATCGAGCGTCCTGACCGCTGCGACCGcctccttggcgcgctcctcACCGTGGttgacgcgctgcgcaatgaCGTAAAACTTGTCGAGCATCGCGTCGCTGatcagcgcgtcgtcgccttCCTGGTCGTCCGCCCAGTGAAAgacgctgcggcgtgcggcaaACACCCGCTggaccagcgcctcgtaATTGCCTGTGAGCATCAGCTTGAAgagcgccgtggcgctcgccgcgtacTGCTTCACCTGGATGCGCGCTGCGGGAttcagcagcgcaaggcccgCGTAGACGTGCCACTTTGCGCCGTAAATACGCAGGCAGAGGTAGATCTTGACCATCTCGATCCCGCCAGGGTACATGCCCGTCTCCCACGGGTACTCTTGCGACTGGCTCCACGCGGTGCCCATCGTGAGGAACGCCGCGTGGGTCACTGCTTGGGTATTGGCCGTGACGAGATCATGCTCGTCGTAGCTCATGTAGACGTAACGCGACTGCAGACAcgcgaggatgcgctcgacgaggtgcaaCTGCTCGTCTGATCCACGGTGCTGGATCAATACGAGCGGCTGGCCAGTCGGATCGACGTGCGGGCCGTGCAGCGAGTGGCACGAAATGATCGAAATGTCGTCCGGCAGGTGCTTTTCGaaagcggcgcgctctgGCGCCTTGACCGACGTCTGACCCGCGACGATCGCGCCGACCTTGTGCGAGGGGCCGTactcggcgacgacctTGTCGAGGTTCCCCGCCTCGACCGAGTACATCACAAAGTCGCTACGGCGCGCGACTTCGTGGCCGTTGCGGAGGACGCGCAGGCCGGGCGCAGGACCGTTGGCAACGTCTTTATGCAGCTGCTCAAACTGCTCCGCACGGTCACACACATTGACATGCTTCCAGCCGGCAGCGTGCAGTTTGTGGGCGTACAGGCGACCCATGTCGCCCATGCCAATGATGCCCACCTCCAGGGACTCTTTCTCCATCGTGGACCAAGCGTAGCTGACTAAGCTGCACCCCGCAACGATGTGGCAACGCAATCTGGGAGCTACGTGCACTGCACTGCGcatggccgccgcgcgccgcgcgccgtgcgcgatgCCAGTGCGCTCGATGCACCGCAGCGCTCCGCTTTGGAACGCGGTCGTGCGCGATAGCGATCAAGAGACGGGACTTTACTACCACGATCTCGGGAAGGGCGAGTGGGCCGTGAGCCTGCTCGAAAGGGCGCCCAAGGGCCCTTCGAGCCTGTCGGTCATTGGAAAGATCGCGCCGCAGAACGCGTCACCGGACGAGTTCGTGCGTGCTAATCCCGACAAGATTAACATGAACCCCGCGTTCTGGGACGCGCTCCACCAGGTGCTCAAGGAGCAGATTCCCGACGACGTCCAGCTGCAGTTTGAGGCGGACATGCGCGGGGACGGATGGGCGCACCTGTGCGGTACGTATTTATTCTCACACAGACGCACGCCACTTTGCAATGCCGGGCCGCATCTCGCCTCCCGAGGCCATCTTTGGCAGCGTGGCCTTCACCGAGTCGAAGCTCGCGCCGGAGACGTACGAGCGCAACGCGACGTATCGCTTTGCTGTGAAGCACGAGGGGCCGATGAAGCTGCGTGAGAACTGGCTTGATGCGCTCCGTGCTCACATCAAGAAGCACGAAAACTAAATATACCAACGAGGAACCGTGCTCGTACCGACAAACAGCGCTATGGGAGCATAACAATACACAGAATGTTCATGACATGGCATATACATACAACAAAGCTACGCTAGAACATAGTCTATGCAACATAGCGAAACTAAGAGCACAGCCAACAGCTCGAATGGACACTGCGCACACGGCTCCTACAAATTAAAGTCGctgtgctgcgcggccAAGCGGCGCATCTGGTGGTCGCACTCGGCAATACCGtagcgccgctgctcgctGCCATGCAGCACCAGAAACGTGCGCGCGACATCGTCGCGGtccgagtgcgccgcgcgcgcagcgacccAAAATGCGCCGTTCTcttcgcgcgcgagcgtctcttTGACATGgtgcctgcgtcagcaACGATACGTACCGCTGGAGCATGCGCTCAGATGCAAGGAGCTGCCCCTCAACATTCGCACGCACTTCTTTCGAGGCACGCCGGATCGTCGAAAGCTCGTTCAGCGACAGGGCCGCCGTGTCGTCCATGTGCAGGTAGTCGAGCGGGCTGTCGGACGCAcgcaggtgcgcgtcgtttacgacgcgctgcgtgcgccgcaaaaGCTCCCACGACAGGGCGAGCCATGCATCGGCATCGGCCGGTTTCGTGCGCCAGATTAGCACGATCGTAAGGAGtttgcgctgcgtcagttGGGCGACGTACAGTGGTATATGTAATGTGCACACCATCAtcgagcgcaaggtgcgcatGGTGCCACTTGGCGGGCGTCTCCTCGCCCCAGCCATCGAGCGCAGGGTCGTGCGggaggtacgtcgccggGCTGCTTGGGCGTGCAGGAGAATTGTACCAtgccgcacgcgacgccgatATGGCCGGAAACTGGCGCTCCGAGTTGCTGCGTGGCAGAAAAGGAGGAGTAGGAGCCGCAGGTGCAGGGGCAGGGGCAAAACTTGCTACCGCTTGTTCCTTTGCGACTTGCGGCACACTGGCTTCGGTCGTGCGCTTTCCAATCGATGGGCGCAGTGGCGACGATTGCGGCTCAGGCAGGTTCGCGACGACACACGCCGCGTACGCCTGCGTGACGTCGTATACGTCCGTGTTCGAAGGTGTCGTTtccgacgtgctcgacgtgggCGCCTCTGTATCCGTGTCTTTGGTCGTGCCGATTGCCTGTGATATGCGCTCGTGAAAGGCCTGGAAGGGCGCACTCGTTGTAAAGAGCTTGGCCGGCtcacgcaggcgcacaGGGAAGGGTATATCGGTGTTGGCTTCGGTAGGCGTGTCCGGCGTGCTTAGCGAGGCCGGAAGCTGTGCCTCCTGGGGCTCTTGGTCCAGCTCAGGAGCCACCGGCGTGGAAACAGGCGAATCGGTCAAGGCAGGAAGCGCGCCTTGGGCGGGGCTGGTCCGCGGAGGCGTAGACGCGACTTTGGTATCGATTGGGGCAAGATGGGCAGGGGGCTGCTTGGGTAGACGAGCCGTCTCTTTTGGTTCGCGTGTGGCCGGCGTCTCGCTCGCACTGCCCTTGCCTTTGGGAATCAAAGGACTACTAGTGCGTACCGGCTTCGAAGGACTTTGACTTTGGCGCTTCTCCCCGTCGCCCGGCCACATCTTGTCGAGTCCCAGCCAAGCCGAGCTTCCCGAGAAAAAGTCGGCCACGGCTCCCACCCCCGGCAACGGCTGCGAGAGGAGCcccggctcgtcgtccgaggcTTGCGCCGAGGCATGCGCCCGGGCGCGTGCCTTGACATCGTCTTCACGCGCCTTGTCGAGTCccacgaggtgcgcgaggacaTACATGGCCGTCTTTCTGCGGTCCTGCGCACCTAAGCCTCCCGTagccgcgctcgagtgTGCCGTGGGCCAGAGGACttggtcgtcgcgcagcaagACCAAATCCAGTGGTTTCTCGCCGTCCATTGCGCTTACCGCACCGTCGAACCACTGCAGAGGcttggcgaggtgctcggcgtcgacaaATGTGCATCCGCCCAGCTCCGGTACCGTTTCTGCGACGATCCCtatcggcgtcggcggcggtgccgaGGCGTGCAGTGGCGATGCACgctggtgctcgacgtCCCATTGCCAGACCCATTTCGAAAAGTGgttctcgaggcgctgctccagcACCTCTCGCCCCCTTACGTGCAGCATTTCTTCAGGATGCCCGTGTCGGAGCTGCATAAGTGCAGCGACGTACCTGCCAGATATCCCAAGCGTCCTggagctggcgctgcgcccattcctcgacgagccacggcaggcgctgcggcttGCGATTCGGCGGAATCCACTGTGCGGTCGTGATACACTGCGTGAGAAAAGCAACGTACGACATGCAGCCAGAAATGCGGctggacctcgacgagaaTCAGGCGCCGGGCCTTGGACCCCACGGCGAGCCGGCGGAGGCCCGTCTCTGGGTGGTGCTGGCGGTgcaccgacgaggcgaaATCGGTTAGTGCATTGGCCAGCGCGACCTGGCGCACAATCGTCGCCTGCGCTACGGCGTTCTCGAGGCTCGTATAGTACAGAATttggtcggcgaggcgcgccggaTCTTCGgccgcgaggtgctgcgtgAGCCGCGGGCAAAAGATCATCATGTACTGTACATGCGCCGGGATATACGACGGCATCTGCGGCGTGCCCGACCgtgtcggcggcgccgaaaAGAGCGAAGAGCGCAGTGCAGACGGCACGACCGTCTGCAACATGGTGCGGGGTATACAACTATCGCCTGGCCCCTGCGTGGGCACGTGACTAGCTTGTCCAAGGGCGTGTCCGATACGTGGCCTGGGGCTGGCGCACTGGGAGGCGTGTCTCGCCGACCCATGGACCGAGGATTCGGCTGAGTGGGCGGTAGACCGTGTCGGGAATAGCAAACGTAGCAAACGCCGCGCTGTAGGTCACCGAGGcaagcacgccgagcgccacaGACACCACCGAGTACGGCGGCTGGGAGAAGGCGAGCTGCGTTAGTCGCTAAACGTACCAAGAGCATGGGAACGGCCACAAGCACACGGTCGGTGATTTCCAGTTCGCTGATGCGCATCGTCCACAGCGGTGGCGTCGTCTGGTAGAACTGATAGACAAGggcgcccaaggcgccAAACGGACCCCCTGGGAGGTACCCAGCGCCCAGTTTCTCGATCCACGGGCGCATTTGGAGCTTTGTCGGGAGCAGTGCGACTGCACCGCCCACGGCGATGCCCCACGCGAGCGAGAGGAGCGAGTGCAGTAGGCAGGTAATGAGGAGAAagagctgcgtcagtcTCGCTACGCACCCCCATCTTTTTCGTCCCAaacgcgcgctcgaccatgcgcgccgcatggTACAGGATCAAAGACCCCAGCAGCATCTCGGAGCTATTGGTATACACGACATGGTAGGTCAGCGCCTGCCAGTACTGTCCATATTTCGCGATGTGCGGCGTCCATCGGAACTGAAAATAGGGCTtggcggcgagcagcgacACCACCAGAGACCCCAGTGCCATACACACGATGgccgctgcgtcagctACGCTACGTACCTTTGGTCAGCGGCGCGTTCGCAAAGCCCGCTACCATCCGCGCAACAGCCCAAGGTGTGGGGGGCGGATTCGATCCGATCGGGATCGGCCCAATGTACGCGTGGCTTTATGTACTGCATATGCGCGTCCCTGCGGGGGGAAAGCTGCCACAGCCCTGGAATTCCGCACAGGGGTGGTGCCTGCGCATCCCACCATCATGTACCTGAACGCTACTGCTGCTGAGCCGGTTGTTGCGACCAACGCGCCCGTCTATGtcgacgcggtgcccgAGCCGAAGCTTGCATCGGTGAGCCACGTTGCGCTGGacgcgatcgccgccgctATCTGGGGCTCGCCCTTCTACGACACCGAGTTCCTCGTGAAGCACAAAGGCAAGGACCAGAGCCTCTTTTTGCACAGCAACGTCGTCAAGGCATCGTGCCCGGTGTTATACAAGAGTACGTCGTTCTACTAATCCAGAAATGCAGGCGGGCACGACAATCGAGCTGGACGCGATGGAGACGGCGCCACCGCCGGGCAACGcccgccgtgcgccggccgcgacgccgaacCGCCGTCCCGCGCCGGGCCCGGTGTCGCGCACTGCcgcggacgacgaagaggtgctgctcgacgactcggacgacgagttTGATGATGCGACGATCGACGACGCCTCGACCGTGCAGAGCGCCAACTTTGTCCCGGCCGCCCGcacgcctgctgcgcgccctACGAAcgccatgccgccgcccgccgtgCCGCCTAGCATCAACGAGTCGACAACGAGCCTCGCGACGACGCACTCGAacggctcggcgacgcgctcgacgagcatcTTCTCGCGCCTGATGAAGAAGAAGAGCGTGCGCAACAACCTCGGCGACTCCTCCTTCTCGTCGCAGCCGAGTGGCGCAGACGCtgggcgcctgcgtcgctACTCGGCGAATGCCGACGAGAATGGCCCGATCAGCGTGCCGAACACGTCGACGGGTGGCGCTTCGATGTACAATGCACGTTCGGCTGGTGCGCCTGCCGGTGCGCCTGCCGGTGCGTCCGGTGCGTCCGGTGCGCCTCCTTCGGCGCctggcacgccgcgctcgggcgcgcgccgcaacgGCAACAagccgtcggcggcggcccccCGCCCCCAGTCGGGTGTGAAGCGTTTCCGTGTGACGGGTGCGACGCCGCGTTCGGTCCAGGCGCTAATCTTTTATCTGTACACGAGCCAGGCGCACTTTGTCTCGACGCCCCACCAGTCGCCGCACAGCGATGCGACGTCGCTGCACGAAGAGGCCaacgagctcctcggcgacggctcCAAGCAGAGCCCCTCGCTCTGGCCGCCGACCTTTTCGAGCAAGGCTGCCTACTGCCTGGGccaccagctcgagctgcgtgacCTGTCGATGCGTGCCTTTGACCACCTGACGCTGAACCTGTCGCCCCGCACCGTCCTTGCCGACCTCCTGTCGCCGTTTGGCGACCGCTttgccgaggtgcagcgtgcgcagctcgacttTATTACGATGCACTGGGAGGAGGTCAAGACGCGCCCCGACTTTGCCCCGACGATTGAAAACCTCGTGCATGGCGAGTACCCTAACTCGAGCAAGAGTCTCTTCCACCTCTTCTCCAAGCTGAGCATCCGTAGCTACTAATACCATCGGTCGTAGATTCACTTTGCATCTATATTTTTACTCGAGGAACGCCTTCTTGGCGCCCGTCCATGTGGCCGCGATGCCGACCATgatcgagctcgagacgaGCATCGCACGCGGGCCGGCGGTGCACCggaagagcgcgccgctgagcgCACCCGAGGCCATGCTGCCGTAGATGTCGTGCTTGCCACGCAGGGCGTCGATGGACGCATCAAAGAGGTTGTATGTCATGGCAATCACACCCGCGCTGTTGCCAATAAAGGTGCTGCGGCGGGTGACCTGGTTCAGCACCGCATTCATGCGCAGGCGGAAAGTCGGCGagtcgatgccgagcggGCGCGTAAGGCCCTCACGCAGGCCCATCAAGCTACCGACCGTCAGGCCACCGAGGTAGGTCGTGCCGGTGCCGTAGCACAGGTCGTCGCTCCagccgcggctcggcagcgcggtCCGCGCACCCTCGAGAGTGTTGGGCCTGTCGTCCTCAATGTCCAGGTACTCGAGATCGTCCTCGCGGATGTGCGCGAGGGGGTGCAGCTTGGCGGGGTCCAGCGCCGTGTTGTGCAAGAGACTCGCAgcggtcggcgcctcggtgggCGCAGTCTCTTGCGGCTGTTCAAACGAGTGGCTGCGCAGGTATTCCGTTGCGCTGGAAtcctgcgcaggcgcagcagcaggcgcggAGCTCTCTTTCTGCGAGGAGAAGGGCCACATTACGGTGAGGGCTTGCGAAGCTTCGCTCGCCACTGACGATAGTCACGTGCACGAAGAAGGCTTTCTCTCGGAAACCATGCTGGGCACGCtgggcgcggtgcgcaccgcgtcgctgcgcatcgcTACGCCGCTGCAGACGGCGCTGATGCCGTCGAGTGCACTCGCACGGCCGggcctcgagacgctgccgACGTTTGCGTTCGGTGGTGCGATCCAGACGCGTAACTCGGCCAAGCGCGGCGGTGGTACGACCAAGAACAACCGCAACAGTGCGGGTCGCCGCTTGGGTGTCAAGCGCTCGGGATGTACGTATTTTGTCTGACGCAGCGATGTTTGTGTACCCGGGCGAGATcctcgtgcgccagcgcggcacgtcgtGGCACGCAGGCGAAAACGTCAAGATGGGCCGCGACCATACTCTGTACGCCACAGAGCCGGGCGTCGTCTGGTTCTACAAGCCGCAGCAGGCACAGAAGCATGCCGAGCAGAAGCCGGCACTGGGGGAGCTGCCGCTCCGCCTCTTGAAGCCGACGACGATCACACAGGCGACGCCGGAAGCGGTCAAGCCGCACCCTTCGTCGCcccgccgcgagcggcggtaCGTCGGCGTGGCGCTCAGCCGCGAGCTCTCGCTGCCGACCAagatcggcgcgccgcggccacgcCGCTTTGATAAGATTGACCTgaacgcgctcgagcgcgaaaaggagctgcggcgcaagggCATTGAGCCGATTGCGCTTGATCCATCCCTTGCGTAGCTATGTAGTTACTCTTTGTGTCCTACAGAGGGAGGGTGCGGTGAACGGGCAGAAGACGCGGTACTGCCGTCGTggtccagcgcgaggcgcgcacgcatcAGCTCCTGCAGACgatcgtcgtcctcgtcgctctcgccgTCCAGGTCGATCACCGAGGGATCGTCAGGCGTCGGCTTGGGGTAGCGCACGGGCGCAAGCGAGGGGAGCACCATgacgggcgcaggcgcctcgccgctgaCCTCGTCCGCaagcgcacggccggcagcatcctcacgccgcgcggcaaggTCGCCGTTGGGGTCGGGGATCGGCTCGCCGgccatgcgcgccgccttgaAGCGCGACACCTTGGGACGCTCGCGTTCCGCGGCCGTATTCGCACTGTCGGTGTGCGCCAGCGACGCACTGAGCGGCGCAACGCCGTACTCCTCCGCCGcatcctcctcgtcgtcgagagGCATGGGACGCTGCACCGGAAGCGCGAGACGTGCTTTAGCCTCGGCGtactcgcgcgcgagctcctcggaCCAGAACGCATCGTCGGAGTGCGCAGCCATGCTCGGcttcagcgcctcgaggtcctcggcgGTGTACTCGTCGTCACTGTCCCACAggccgtcgtcgctctcCATCGCGTCGGAATCCTGCTCGTAGGGGTGTACGGACGGGTTTTCCTCGTCGGTATCGTCATCCGCCAtcggctcgtcctcgtgctcgtcctcgacgtcCATCGGCGGCTCCGCCTCGACtacggtcggcgcgccgaaccgcacgcggctcgcgcgcgcaggcgcggccggTGTCGTGagcgcgtctgcgccgccggtcgcctCGCCCTTTTCGCGCTTCTCCAGACGCTCGGCATAGGCTTTGGACGGGCGTGCATGCGGCACTTGGGGGGGAAGGCCTTGGTGTTtccgctggcgctcgagaggctcgtcggcgcggcctgcgcgctCAATCGCCGGGATGCCTTGCGAGACCTGCGGCGCTTCCGGCACCTCGCTCTGGCCgccctggcgctcgagctggcgctgctTGAATGCGCTCAGCTTTTTtcggggcggcggcgcacggtcggcgggcgcctcggcggggcgctcgacgatcgACTCGCCAATTGCCGGCTTTGCCGGC is a window of Malassezia japonica chromosome 7, complete sequence DNA encoding:
- a CDS encoding uncharacterized protein (EggNog:ENOG503PIYB) encodes the protein MATRDGQQDTAAPIVAQARAIAGRLERLDATRGHLASLGDASVPNAALQGLGEDATGLAHAASCADAVRILDEKRAALQREQATLKAQFDVQIKHVLENSLRQLLPSDASGGEQYTTDEKNQVLNEEGLPFVDPLEQLPDSPPRTPDFSADRSTAPTGNVLNRAPGHVVPFLPERAADDDTSRKAWMDSVLAELEAEEAQELGDTAPEPATSEAEPSKLKSIQRGFLQRKAESAAEVDPQPTRPKKQVRIAVPEESESEDEVKEKRSKSVHYGRHPDDVGVEEEAQRIVNLLGPEVIQGHPNAERIFADMKADQQRVVQAPQAPPQEPSEPAKPAIGESIVERPAEAPADRAPPPRKKLSAFKQRQLERQGGQSEVPEAPQVSQGIPAIERAGRADEPLERQRKHQGLPPQVPHARPSKAYAERLEKREKGEATGGADALTTPAAPARASRVRFGAPTVVEAEPPMDVEDEHEDEPMADDDTDEENPSVHPYEQDSDAMESDDGLWDSDDEYTAEDLEALKPSMAAHSDDAFWSEELAREYAEAKARLALPVQRPMPLDDEEDAAEEYGVAPLSASLAHTDSANTAAERERPKVSRFKAARMAGEPIPDPNGDLAARREDAAGRALADEVSGEAPAPVMVLPSLAPVRYPKPTPDDPSVIDLDGESDEDDDRLQELMRARLALDHDGSTASSARSPHPPSVGHKE